Part of the Roseomonas sp. OT10 genome, GCGCGCCTCAGGCCGGCAGGTGGTAGACCGTGTAGGACCCCTTCGCGCCCTCCTTGTTCGGGCCGACCTGGCGCACCCGCTCCAGCACCTGCACCTCGATCCCCTGGCGCTTCTTGAGGCCCGCGAAGAACCCGCGAACCGTGTGCTGCTGCCAGCCGGTCGCCTCGCAGATGTGCGCGATGGTCGCGCCCTCCTCGCGGCGGAGCATCGCCAGGACCGTCTCCTGCTTCGTCCCCTCGCGCGGCTTGCGCGGCGCGCCGGGCTCGCGCGCGGCGCGGGGCGGCTTGCCGGCCAGGGCGGCGCGGAGGGTCTCGATGGCGCGGCTGATCGGGTTGTCGGTCGCGTCCTGCGCCGGGCTGGCGTCCCAGGCGGCCAGGACCGCCGCGGCGGCGTAGCGCAGGCTTGCGCGCGGGGCGGGCGTGGTCGCGCCCTGGGCGGGTTCGGCGTCCTCCGCGGGGCCATCCCGCTCCGTCGCGTCCTCCCCGCCCGTGGGCGCCGTGTCGGCCACCGGTGCAGCGGCCTCCGCGGCGGCGCGGCGCTCGGCGTTGCGGCGCGCGATGGCCTCGGCGCTCTGCTCGTCCTCCTCGCGCGCGTCGTCCGTGTTCGGGTCGATGCCGATGGCCCGCAGCCCGTCGTCGGTGATGCGCGCCACGATCCAGGTGCCGTCCTCGTCCTGCCGCCAGCCCAGCCCGACATGCTCCCGCGGGGCGTTGATCTCGGTCAGCAGGTTGTTCTTGATCAGGCTGCGGAATACCGCGTTGCGGGCGGCGGCCGGCAGGGTCTTCGGCGCGCGGGCGAGGCCCATCTCGTGCTGCGCGGCGGCGCTGAGGATCACGCGCTGGGTGTCGGAAAGCTTCGTCATCGTGGTGGTCTCCGGTGTCGGGTGCCGACCATCGGCCCCTACTGCCCGGAGCCCCGCCGGCGCGCGCCGGTCGGGGCCGCGGCGGGGTGTGCCGCGCACTACTCGGCGAATTCGCCGCGCTTGAAGTAGCAGTCCGTCACGCTCGCGAGCCGGCTGTTCCAGTGTTCGAGCGTCGCGGCCTTGCCCCAGAGGACGTCCTCGGGATCCGCGCCGAAGTGGTCCGCGCTCATCTCCCGAAGCTCCGCGACCATCGCGTCGAAGCGGGCCTTCTGCTGCAGGAAGGCTTCGAGGCTCTTCTGCTGGTTGCGGGCGGCGCGGGCTTCGCGGTCGGTCATGTTCGTCTCCGTCGTGATGCAGGGCAGCCCCTGCTCGTGACGGACCATTCGCGCTGCGGCGGGGGCTGAGCCAAGCGCCATCGGCGCGACGGCGATTGCTTTCTTCGAGGGGTCTCGATCACATCATGATCGCCACCGCGCAGCCGGGCCGCGTGGCCTCGCAGCGCGAGGTGGCGCGCCGTCTCGGCGTCTCCCACACGGCGCTGCAGAAGGCGCAGCGTGCCGGCCGCATCGCGCCCGAAGCCGATGGCGCCTGGGACATCGAGAAGGTCCGGGCGCGGCTCGCCAACAGCAGCGATCCCATCCGGAAGACCGCGACGCTGGTGCCTGCTCCACCGGCCACACCGCGGCCCGCGGCGCCACCGCCTGTCGCGGCGCCGCCCGCACCGACTGATCCGCTGCCGCGCGCCGCGCAGAACACCTTTCACGATGCGCGCACGGCGAACGAGGTGCTGAAGGCGCAGGAGCGCCGGCTGCGGCTCGACGAGCGCAAGGGCAAGCTGGTCGACAAAGCCCGCGCGCTGCTGCTGGTGCACCGCCTCGCTAAGGAGGAACGCGACGCCATCCTCGCTTGGCCCGCCCGCGTGGCTGCCGAGATGGCAGCCGAGCTCGGCGTCGACGCGCATCGGCTGCAGACCATGATGGACACGCGCCTGCGAGAGCATCTGGCCGGGCGGCACGATGTGCGCGTGAGCGTCGGCTGATGATCGGGGAACACCTGCTCGACGAGCTCGGTCGCTTCGACGGCGACGCGGAGATCCTGCAGGCTTGGCGCGACGGCATGGCGCCCGAGCCGGCGCTGCTGGTCTCGGAGTGGGCGGACAAGCATCGCGTGCTCGGCTCGCGGGGCTCTGCCGAGCCGGGGCCGTGGCGTACGGTCCGCACGCCCTACCTGAAGGAGGTGATGGACGCGCTGTCGCCGGCCCATCCGGCGCGGCGCGTCGTTTTCATGAAGGGTGCCCAGGTCGGCGGCACCGAGTGCGGCAATAACTGGATCGGCTACGTCATCCACCACGCACCAGGGCCGATGCTCGCGGTGCAGCCCACGACGGAGCTGGCCAAGCGCTTCTCCGACCAGCGCATCGATCCACTGGTGGAGGAGACACCGGCGATCCGCGAGCGGGTCGCGCCGGCGCGCTCCCGCGACAGCGGCAATCGCCAGCTCTCGAAGGAGTTCCCCGGCGGGCAGCTGGTGATGACCGGGGCCAACAGCGCGGTCGGCCTGCGCTCGATGTCGGCG contains:
- a CDS encoding DUF3489 domain-containing protein, with translation MTKLSDTQRVILSAAAQHEMGLARAPKTLPAAARNAVFRSLIKNNLLTEINAPREHVGLGWRQDEDGTWIVARITDDGLRAIGIDPNTDDAREEDEQSAEAIARRNAERRAAAEAAAPVADTAPTGGEDATERDGPAEDAEPAQGATTPAPRASLRYAAAAVLAAWDASPAQDATDNPISRAIETLRAALAGKPPRAAREPGAPRKPREGTKQETVLAMLRREEGATIAHICEATGWQQHTVRGFFAGLKKRQGIEVQVLERVRQVGPNKEGAKGSYTVYHLPA
- a CDS encoding elements of external origin, whose translation is MIATAQPGRVASQREVARRLGVSHTALQKAQRAGRIAPEADGAWDIEKVRARLANSSDPIRKTATLVPAPPATPRPAAPPPVAAPPAPTDPLPRAAQNTFHDARTANEVLKAQERRLRLDERKGKLVDKARALLLVHRLAKEERDAILAWPARVAAEMAAELGVDAHRLQTMMDTRLREHLAGRHDVRVSVG